In the genome of Pseudorca crassidens isolate mPseCra1 chromosome 14, mPseCra1.hap1, whole genome shotgun sequence, one region contains:
- the C1GALT1C1L gene encoding LOW QUALITY PROTEIN: C1GALT1-specific chaperone 1-like protein (The sequence of the model RefSeq protein was modified relative to this genomic sequence to represent the inferred CDS: inserted 7 bases in 5 codons; substituted 1 base at 1 genomic stop codon), with translation MNGFCYECTVSFFKGTLVGRICCVLITMFGPITIRHXDKTQDHEHHHLHPPNTKDFLNISEVERMELSKSICIYSTILVEPNDEYYWAVLKETXAKHCDKTERYSTKNDGLRXKNDMWTQIRKRYKYVFGKHGNNDNWFFPPHPTTLTVIENXKYLLFTRDASQPFYLSHTITSGDLEYVTMGEEIVLSIEXMKRLNRLLNKSEKCADQSVIWKLSEDKQLTVCLKYAGVLAENAEDSEGRTLFINTKXTACLIQETMSSNPQQVAEACCSDMAITFNGLTPKKMIVMMDGVCQLRAFGHYFNDTLIFLPSNGSENDRGLGNNRTVLSRSA, from the exons ATGA ATGGTTTCTGTTATGAGTGtactgtatcattttttaagggTACACTGGTTGGGAGAATTTGCTGTGTTTTGATAACTATGTTTGGGCCAATTACCATTCGACA AGATAAAACTCAAGACCATGAGCATCATCACCTTCACCCACCTAACacaaaagatttcttaaacatttcagaAGTGGAACGCATGGAGCTCAGTAAAAGTATCTGTATTTACTCTACCATCCTTGTAGAACCCAATGATGAGTATTATTGGGCTGTACTGAAAGAGACTTAGGCCAAACACTGTGACAAAACAGAGCGCTACAGTACTAAAAATGATGGTTTAA TAAAAAATGACATGTGGACACAGATAAGGAAAAGGTACAAATATGTCTTTGGGAAGCACGGCAACAATGACAACTGGTTCTTTCCTCCACATCCCACTACACTTACTGTCATTGAAAA AAAGTATCTTCTGTTTACTAGGGATGCATCACAACCTTTCTATCTGAGCCACACTATAACATCTGGTGACCTTGAATATGTGACTATGGGAGAAGAAATTGTTTTAAGTATAG CTATGAAAAGACTTAACAGACTTCTGAATAAGTCTGAAAAGTGTGCAGATCAAAGTGTGATTTGGAAGTTATCTGAAGATAAGCAACTGACAGTCTGCCTGAAATATGCAGGAGTTCTTGCAGAAAATGCAGAGGATTCCGAAGGAAGAACTCTATTTATAAATACAA CTACTGCATGTCTTATTCAAGAGACAATGTCTAGTAACCCTCAGCAAGTAGCAGAAGCCTGCTGTTCAGATATGGCTATTACTTTTAATGGACTGACTCCCAAGAAGATGATAGTAATGATGGATGGTGTGTGCCAGCTCAGGGCATTTGGACATTATTTCAATGACACACTGATTTTCTTGccttcaaatggttcagaaaatgaCAGAGGGCTGGGAAATAATAGGACTGTGTTGTCCAGGagtgcttga